One window from the genome of Mytilus edulis unplaced genomic scaffold, xbMytEdul2.2 SCAFFOLD_1808, whole genome shotgun sequence encodes:
- the LOC139505745 gene encoding uncharacterized protein — MEILACFLRNSIPGSGCKDILKTFKTVFPDCKGLQNIQYEHLWKYLDDDFANEFHYCESCFELFPADTDTVRCGKCNNPRFKMLNKVKQPRASFVMANINRQLKNLLQSPGIWEDVLKNKNYIRNRYLQDNETITDITDGSLYRKLLSENDFLNGTDNTNLTAVINTDGVSLYSSSKVQLWPIFMAVNELNPCARFARENVILAGIWQGKGKPPFNTFIGSFCKLMNDLYDTGITEKLNGEETTVKLKVICGIYDLPAKAAILNMTQYNGSDSCITCEEPGKTVKQGKGTSRCFPYRETAEKYPNRNQAGVKLAMERGTERNRIKGFKGTSPLLDLKNFDIVSGTPPDYMHGVLLGVTKTLLYKWFSSTESKKEYFIGDKVKLISKRLNSIKPPESMERLPRDLEKNYTHFKATELQAWLIYYGIPCVEGILPNKYLEHFACLAEGVYFLLGDKISKNDLQRAHILLDAFFRNFSNL; from the exons atggaaattttggcTTGTTTTTTAAGAAACAGCATTCCAGGAAGTGGTTGTAAAGACATTTTAAAAACCTTCAAAACTGTATTCCCTGACTGTAAAGGTTTACAAAATATACAGTATGAGCATTTATGGAAATATCTGGACGATGACTTTGCAAATGAATTCCATTACTGTGAAAGTTGTTTTGAATTGTTTCCAGCTGACACAGACACTGTAAGGTGTGGAAAGTGTAATAATCCCCGCTTCAAGATGTTGAATAAAGTAAAGCAGCCAAGAGCAAGTTTTGTCATGGCCAACATCAACAGACAATTAAAGAACTTACTTCAGTCGCCAG gtaTTTGGGAGGATGTACTAAAGAATAAGAACTATATTAGGAATCGTTATTTACAAGACAATGAAACAATCACCGACATAACTGATGGATCGCTTTATAGAAAATTGTTGTCAGAGAATGATTTCTTAAATGGAACTGACAACACAAATCTAACAGCAGTTATTAATACAGATGGTGTAAGCCTATACTCATCTTCTAAAGTTCAGCTTTGGCCAATATTTATGGCTGTAAACGAGTTAAATCCATGTGCTAGATTTGCCAGGGAAAATGTGATCCTTGCGGGGATTTGGCAAGGGAAGGGAAAACCTCCATTTAATACATTCATTGGATCCTTTTGTAAATTGATGAATGACTTGTATGATACtggtattactgaaaaattaaacGGTGAAGAGACCACTGTAAAATTGAAAGTGATATGTGGAATTTATGATTTGCCTGCTAAGGCAGCCATTTTGAATATGACTCAATATAATGGTAGTGATTCTTGTATTACCTGTGAAGAACCTGGGAAGACAGTGAAACAGGGAAAAGGTACAAGTAGGTGCTTTCCTTACAGGGAAACAGCAGAGAAGTATCCAAATCGGAATCAAGCTGGAGTAAAGCTTGCCATGGAAAGGGGTACAGAAAGAAATAGAATTAAGGGATTTAAGGGTACATCTCCATTGTTGGATTTGAAAAACTTTGATATTGTCAGTGGCACCCCGCCAGATTATATGCATGGAGTTTTGTTAGGAGTTACCAAAACCCTTCTATACAAATGGTTTTCTTCTACTGAAAGTAAAAAAGAGTATTTTATTGGTGACAAGGTGAAGTTGATTTCAAAACGTTTGAACTCGATAAAACCCCCTGAAAGTATGGAGAGACTTCCTAGGGACCTGGAGAAAAACTATACACATTTTAAAGCAACTGAATTGCAAGCGTGGTTAATTTATTATGGAATTCCATGTGTAGAGGGAATTTTGCCTAATAAATACCTTGAACATTTTGCTTGTCTCGCTGAAGGTGTTTATTTTCTGCTGGgtgacaaaatatcaaaaaatgacCTGCAGAGAGCACACATTCTGCTAGATGCATTCTTCAGGAACTTTAGCAATTTATAA